In one Aromatoleum aromaticum EbN1 genomic region, the following are encoded:
- the gltA gene encoding citrate synthase has protein sequence MSTERTATLTVDGKTVEFPVMTGTHGNDVIDIRTLGAKTGFFTYDSGFLSTASCKSTITFIDGDKGELLYRGYPIEQLADKCSFLEVAYLLKNGELPNGTQKVEFENTIKNHTMLHDQMTKFFTGFRRDAHPMAVMVGVVGALSAFYHEAMDFSDSEHRNISINRLIAKLPTIVAMAYKYNMGQPFMYPRNELDYTANFMHMMFGTPCEEYKPNPVLVRALDTIFTLHADHEQNASTSTVRLAGSSGANPFACISAGIACLWGPAHGGANEACLNMLEEIGDVSRVGEYIARAKDKNDSFKLMGFGHRVYKNFDPRAKLMRQVCYDVLGELGLENDRLFKLAMELEKIALEDQYFVEKKLYPNVDFYSGIVQKALGIPTSMFTCIFALARTVGWITQWEEMITDPEYKIGRPRQLYIGAARRDVPTLAQRP, from the coding sequence ATGAGCACTGAACGCACTGCAACGCTAACCGTCGATGGCAAGACCGTCGAATTCCCGGTAATGACCGGCACCCATGGCAATGACGTCATCGATATTCGCACGCTGGGGGCCAAGACCGGTTTCTTCACTTACGACTCGGGCTTCCTGTCGACCGCGAGCTGCAAGTCCACGATTACGTTCATCGACGGTGACAAGGGTGAACTGCTCTATCGCGGTTATCCCATCGAGCAACTGGCCGACAAGTGCAGCTTCCTCGAAGTCGCCTATCTGCTGAAGAACGGCGAGCTCCCGAACGGGACGCAGAAAGTGGAGTTCGAGAACACCATCAAGAACCACACGATGCTGCACGACCAGATGACGAAGTTCTTCACGGGCTTCCGTCGTGATGCGCATCCGATGGCCGTGATGGTCGGCGTCGTCGGCGCGCTGTCGGCCTTCTATCATGAAGCGATGGATTTCTCCGACTCCGAGCACCGCAACATCTCGATCAACCGCCTGATCGCGAAGCTGCCGACGATCGTCGCGATGGCCTACAAGTACAACATGGGCCAGCCGTTCATGTATCCGCGCAACGAGCTCGACTACACGGCGAACTTCATGCACATGATGTTCGGCACGCCGTGCGAAGAGTACAAGCCCAATCCGGTGCTGGTGCGTGCGCTCGACACGATCTTCACGCTGCACGCCGATCACGAGCAGAACGCTTCGACGTCCACCGTGCGGCTCGCGGGGTCGTCGGGTGCGAACCCGTTCGCGTGCATCTCGGCCGGCATCGCCTGCCTGTGGGGCCCGGCGCACGGCGGCGCGAACGAAGCATGCCTCAACATGCTCGAGGAAATCGGCGACGTGTCGCGCGTCGGCGAATACATCGCGCGTGCGAAGGACAAGAACGACAGCTTCAAGCTGATGGGCTTCGGTCACCGCGTCTACAAGAACTTCGACCCGCGCGCGAAGCTGATGCGCCAGGTCTGCTACGACGTCCTGGGCGAGCTGGGCCTCGAGAACGACCGCCTCTTCAAGCTGGCGATGGAACTCGAGAAGATCGCACTGGAAGACCAGTACTTCGTCGAGAAGAAGCTCTATCCGAACGTCGACTTCTACTCCGGCATCGTGCAGAAGGCGCTGGGGATCCCGACGTCGATGTTCACCTGCATCTTCGCGCTGGCACGGACCGTCGGCTGGATCACGCAGTGGGAAGAAATGATCACCGATCCGGAATACAAGATCGGTCGTCCGCGCCAGTTGTACATCGGTGCAGCGCGGCGCGACGTACCGACGCTCGCACAACGTCCGTAA
- a CDS encoding succinate dehydrogenase assembly factor 2, producing MSIDRGRLRWQCRRAFLELDLVFARFLERDFDRLTDGQLADLEDLLRCEDHELWAMVNGSEPCGNDRWKEMIGLLRQQ from the coding sequence ATGAGCATCGACCGCGGACGCTTGCGCTGGCAATGCCGTCGCGCTTTTCTCGAGCTCGACCTTGTTTTCGCACGCTTTCTGGAAAGGGATTTCGACCGTCTCACCGACGGTCAACTGGCGGATCTGGAGGACTTGCTGCGCTGCGAGGATCATGAGCTTTGGGCCATGGTCAACGGCAGCGAGCCCTGCGGGAACGACCGGTGGAAGGAGATGATCGGCCTGTTGCGTCAGCAATGA